In a genomic window of Stegostoma tigrinum isolate sSteTig4 chromosome 43, sSteTig4.hap1, whole genome shotgun sequence:
- the LOC125448983 gene encoding oocyte zinc finger protein XlCOF6.1-like: MEGEKSDQLVDTPHVCTMCGLTVILSPDLERHVHCNCEEEPGKDGGSKKELGSLSADDQRPVTEESQFTCSPCGDFSYPSHLRAQQWVHCNKNLWKCSHCAKGFKNPQELKQHQGQHAGQRPFPCSVCGKGFTQLSDQRRHRKSHSVHPLLECSFCRKKFTRSSSLLRHQQFHTNARPFQSSDKCNQELRGQQLEGVGERPFTCPACGKRFARSSNLLTHQRVHTGERPFTCPDCGKEFAQASNLETHQRVHTGEKPFTCSVCGKGFARSSALLTHQRVHTGERPFTCSVCGKGFTQSSNLLTHQRIHTGERPFTCSVCGKGFIRSSKLLTHQQVHTDERPFPCSTCGKCFKSTNSLVIHQRYHTALRPFVCSVCGKGFTDSSHLLRHQRVHTDERPFTCSVCGKGFIRSSHLLRHQQVHPTS; encoded by the coding sequence ATGGAAGGAGAGAAGAGTGATCAACTGGTGGACACACCACATGTGTGTACCATGTGTGGACTCACTGTTATCCTTTCACCTGACCTGGAGAGACACGTGCACTGTAACTGTGAGGAGGAGCCAGGTAAAGATGGGGGCAGCAAGAAAGAATTGGGTTCACTGTCTGCAGATGATCAACGCCCTGTCACTGAGGAGAGTCAGTTTACCTGCTCTCCATGTGGGGATTTTTCTTATCCATCCCATCTGCGAGCGCAGCAGTGGGTTCACTGCAACAAGAATCTGTGGAAATGTTCCCACTGTGCCAAGGGCTTCAAGAACCCGCAGGAGCTTAAGCAACACCAGGGCCAACATGCTGGGCAGAGGCCTTTCCCCTGCTCGgtatgtgggaagggattcactcagttatcTGACCAGCGGAGGCATCGGAAAAGCCACTCTGTTCACCCACTCCTTGAGTGCTCCTTCTGCAGGAAAAAGTTCACTCGATCATCTTCCCTCCTGAGACATCAGCAGTTTCACACCAATGCACGTCCGTttcagagttcagacaaatgCAACCAGGAGCTGAGGGGACAACAGCTGGAGGGAGTCGgcgagaggccattcacctgcccAGCGTGTGGTAAGAGGTTTGCCCGCTCCTCCAACCTGCTGACCCACCAACGGGTCCACAcgggggagaggccattcacctgcccGGACTGTGGGAAGGAGTTTGCCCAGGCATCCAACCTGGAAACGCACCAGCGcgtccacactggggagaagccattcacctgctctgtgtgtgggaaaggatttgctCGATCGTCCGCCCTACTGACCCACCAGCGGGTGCAtactggggagaggccgttcacctgctctgtatgtgggaaggggTTCACTCAGTCCTCCAATCTGCTGACCCACCAGCGCATCCACACCGGcgagaggccgttcacctgctccgTGTGCGGGAAGGGATTCATTCGCTCCTCCAAGCTGCTGACCCATCAGCAGGTCCACACCGACGAGAGACCGTTCCCCTGTTCGACCTGCGGGAAGTGTTTTAAAAGCACCAACAGTCTGGTGATACACCAACGCTACCACACTGCCTTGCGACCGTTTgtctgctctgtgtgtgggaagggattcacggACTCGTCCCACCTCCTGAGACACCAGCGGGTCCACACAGACGAGAGGCCGTTCacttgctctgtgtgtgggaagggattcattcgcTCCTCCCACTTGCTGAGACATCAACAGGTTCACCCGACTTCCTAG
- the LOC125448984 gene encoding proteasome subunit beta type-5-like has translation MRHPQGTGHREVISGPASPPRTRHFQDKMALADVLSSSSLVFRNNSSPGLEPGLGPDRSLGLDFMLAPGGRLGERETGSGDRIEILHGTTTLGFRFAHGVIVAVDSRATAGSYVASQTVKKVIEINPYLLGTMAGGAADCSFWERLLARQCRIYELRNKERISVAAASKLLANMVYQYKGMGLSMGTMICGWDKRGPGLYYVDSEGNRVSGQIFSVGSGSVYAYGVLDRAYRHDMSPTEAYELAKQAIYHATYRDAYSGGIVSLYHVKETGWVRICRDDVMDLHQKYKDGCA, from the exons ATGCGTCATCCACAGGGGACGGGCCACCGTGAAGTGATTTCCGGTCCCGCCTCTCCGCCCCGCACACGTCACTTCCAGGACAAGATGGCGCTGGCGGACGTGCTGAGCTCATCCTCGTTGGTTTTCCGGAACAACTCGAGCCCGGGGTTGGAGCCGGGACTAGGCCCCGACCGGAGCCTGGGGCTCGATttcatgctggccccgggagggCGGCTCGGGGAGCGGGAGACCGGCAGCGGGGACAGGATCGAGATTTTACACGGAACCACCACCTTGGGATTCCGG TTTGCCCATGGTGTGATCGTGGCTGTGGATTCCCGGGCCACCGCTGGCTCTTACGTAGCATCCCAGACGGTGAAGAAAGTGATCGAGATCAACCCATACCTTCTGGGCACCATGGCTGGGGGCGCGGCAGACTGCAGCTTCTGGGAGAGGCTTCTGGCCCGCCAGTGCCGTATCTACGAGCTGAGGAACAAGGAGAGGATCTCTGTGGCTGCTGCCTCCAAGCTGCTGGCCAACATGGTCTACCAGTACAAAGGCATGGGGCTGTCCATGGGCACCATGATCTGCGGCTGGGACAAGCGAGGGCCAG GTCTCTATTACGTTGACAGCGAGGGAAATAGAGTCTCAGGCCAGATCTTCTCGGTGGGCTCGGGCTCTGTCTACGCCTACGGTGTGCTGGACCGGGCGTACCGGCACGACATGAGTCCCACAGAGGCCTACGAGCTGGCCAAGCAGGCCATCTATCATGCCACCTACCGAGATGCCTACTCTGGGGGGATAGTCAGCCTGTACCACGTGAAAGAGACCGGCTGGGTGCGTATCTGCCGTGACGATGTCATGGACCTCCATCAGAAGTACAAAGACGGGTGTGCCTAA